TCTCCATGAGTTTGTAAGATTTTTAAACTCAAAGCTCCACGAAATTGTGCTAGTTTTAGAACTGTTTTTGGATTATAAGCAAAAAATATATCTTCTATAGCTACCTCATCAAATTGATGATTTTTAAAGATTAGATCAAGTCCTTCGCATAATTCTGTGATTTGATACTGCAAATCATTGGGTTTGATTTTGATAAGCCCTGCTTCTATAAGTTGATTTTTATTATTAATCCTTTCTACAATAGCATATCCACAATACCTAGAACCAGGATCTATCCCTAAAACTTTCAAACTTTTCACCTTTTTATTCACATAGATGTGAAATTTAAATTTTTATGTGAATAATTTTAACCATTTTTTATAAAAAATAAGCTAGAATTTTAAGTTTTACATCATAAATTTATAAGAAAAATA
This genomic stretch from Campylobacter lari subsp. concheus harbors:
- the ruvC gene encoding crossover junction endodeoxyribonuclease RuvC gives rise to the protein MKVLGIDPGSRYCGYAIVERINNKNQLIEAGLIKIKPNDLQYQITELCEGLDLIFKNHQFDEVAIEDIFFAYNPKTVLKLAQFRGALSLKILQTHGEFAEYTPLQVKKTVTGKAKATKEQVAFMVKRLLGISKDIKPLDITDAIAVALTHLANLRVKK